One Triticum dicoccoides isolate Atlit2015 ecotype Zavitan chromosome 5B, WEW_v2.0, whole genome shotgun sequence genomic window carries:
- the LOC119305418 gene encoding cation/H(+) antiporter 15-like: MSLLRRPSGRAVAVGLAGSVVPLAITLPVFHMLQPTLPADLRGSSLITEIAVRLSLSSFPVIADALAELDLLNSELGRIALTASLITDVTSWFLRACFAAAFLVTEAKSPAFTTKILASFVGFVFFVAFVARPAGRYIAYKRTPAGDLLSEGSFVVVVIAALLSALVTDVIGFKYMIGPMMLGLAIPGGMPIGATMTERLDSFFIALFLPVYMALAGYRTDFSELGGHEEKWCALELFVALCVAGKMVGCIAAGLFFAMPIGEATALALMLNIRGIVEVAAINNWGDTMKATAEHYSTLTLSMVLITAAATPLIKLLYDPTGRFARAKRRTMEGARPNAELRVMACLYTEDHAAPLIDLLEASGANHDFPVSLIVLHLTELVGRAASVLKPHKKSSTASSPSDRIVNAFRHFEQQAAPGAVTVSPYVAQSPYSSMHHDVCSLAHSRKANLILLPFHKSSDGARSTANSAVRSANRAVLQYAPCSVAILVDHGLASGSACATASNRNLLQRVALYFLGGPDDREALAYAARMPESGGTSVTVVRIKLRNWVGMGGHDEVRDEEVLQEFWQRYREDERVVYVEKTVEDGEGTASVVRSMSDKFDLVIVGRRGEDRDVEGSALTSGLSEWSECPELGVLGDMLATAEFASKVSILVIQQQAGITTGGEADYQ, translated from the coding sequence ATGAGCCTGCTCCGCCGCCCCAGCGGCCGCGCCGTCGCCGTTGGCCTCGCTGGCTCCGTCGTCCCGCTCGCCATCACGCTGCCGGTGTTCCACATGCTACAGCCAACCCTCCCCGCCGACCTTCGCGGCTCGTCGCTCATCACCGAGATCGCCGTCCGCCTCTCGCTCTCCTCCTTTCCCGTCATCGCCGACGCGCTCGCCGAGCTCGACCTCCTCAACTCCGAGCTCGGTCGCATCGCGCTCACCGCGTCCCTCATCACCGACGTCACCTCCTGGTTCCTCCGAGCCTGCTTCGCCGCGGCGTTCCTCGTCACGGAGGCCAAGTCGCCGGCATTCACCACCAAGATCCTGGCCTCCTTCGTCGGCTTCGTCTTCTTCGTCGCCTTCGTGGCACGCCCCGCCGGACGCTACATCGCCTACAAGCGCACCCCGGCGGGTGACCTCCTATCGGAGGGTTCCTTCGTCGTCGTGGTGATCGCGGCGCTCCTGTCGGCGCTGGTGACGGATGTGATTGGGTTCAAGTACATGATCGGGCCGATGATGCTGGGGCTCGCGATCCCCGGTGGCATGCCGATTGGCGCCACCATGACGGAGCGGCTCGACTCCTTCTTCATCGCGCTCTTCCTCCCCGTGTATATGGCGCTCGCCGGCTACCGCACAGACTTCTCAGAGCTGGGCGGGCACGAGGAGAAATGGTGCGCGCTGGAGCTGTTCGTGGCCCTATGCGTCGCCGGCAAGATGGTGGGCTGCATAGCCGCGGGGCTCTTCTTCGCCATGCCGATCGGAGAGGCCACGGCTCTGGCGCTCATGCTCAACATCCGGGGCATCGTGGAGGTGGCCGCCATCAACAACTGGGGAGACACCATGAAGGCCACTGCCGAGCACTACTCGACGCTGACGTTGTCCATGGTGCTCATCACGGCGGCGGCCACGCCGCTCATCAAGCTCCTCTACGACCCGACAGGGAGGTTCGCAAGGGCCAAGCGGCGGACCATGGAGGGCGCTCGGCCCAACGCGGAGCTCCGTGTGATGGCCTGCCTCTACACGGAGGACCACGCCGCGCCGCTCATCGACCTCCTCGAGGCCTCCGGCGCGAACCACGACTTCCCCGTCTCCCTCATCGTGCTCCACCTCACGGAGCTCGTCGGCCGCGCCGCCTCCGTGCTCAAGCCCCACAAGAAGTCGTCCACCGCGTCATCGCCGTCGGACCGCATCGTGAACGCGTTCCGCCACTTCGAGCAGCAGGCGGCGCCGGGGGCGGTGACGGTGAGCCCCTACGTCGCCCAGTCTCCCTACAGCTCCATGCACCATGACGTGTGCTCGCTAGCGCACAGCCGGAAGGCCAACCTCATCCTCCTCCCGTTCCACAAGTCCTCCGACGGGGCGCGCAGCACGGCCAACTCCGCCGTCCGCTCCGCCAACCGCGCCGTGCTCCAGTACGCGCCCTGCTCCGTCGCCATCCTCGTGGACCACGGCCTTGCGTCCGGGTCTGCGTGCGCGACGGCGTCCAACAGGAACCTGCTCCAGAGGGTGGCCCTCTACTTCCTGGGGGGACCCGACGACCGGGAGGCGCTGGCGTACGCGGCGAGGATGCCGGAGAGCGGGGGGACGTCGGTGACGGTGGTGCGGATCAAGCTGCGGAACTGGGTTGGGATGGGCGGGCACGACGAGGTGAGGGACGAGGAGGTGCTCCAGGAGTTCTGGCAAAGGTACAGGGAGGACGAGAGGGTGGTGTACGTGGAGAAGACGGTGGAGGACGGGGAGGGGACGGCGTCGGTGGTGAGGTCCATGAGCGACAAGTTCGACCTGGTCATCGTCGGACGGAGAGGGGAGGACAGGGACGTCGAGGGGTCGGCGCTCACAAGCGGCCTCTCGGAGTGGAGCGAGTGCCCGGAGCTCGGCGTGCTCGGTGACATGCTCGCCACCGCGGagttcgcgtccaaagtgtccatcCTCGTCATCCAGCAGCAGGCCGGGATTACCACCGGCGGCGAAGCCGACTATCAATGA